A window from Spirochaetota bacterium encodes these proteins:
- a CDS encoding acyl-CoA dehydrogenase family protein yields MIGMELPEKMLQLKANMQSIAKDLFRPIAIKYDEAEHEYPKELEVLRRTQSRVRRPQKKDNEKEKGDRPKEEGLGRRMREAISIEELAWGDVGLMMSIPNAAPGNPALIALASDKQLERFGNKWTAFSITEPGTGSDSGSISTTAKLDGDEWVLNGEKIFVTAADRCDNAIIWATVDSKAGKAGVKSFVIEKGTPGFELAKLEKKMGLRASDTGSFTLTDCRIPRDNILGSAEVKKRSTEGFKGVMKSFDNVRPAVGIMATGISRAAVDFTREKMEENGFVLDYSKNVNNVSSKEKEFYLMEATVDVMRLLSWRAFWMADNGMPNSLEASMCKAKGGRSATIITQKCCEIIGPLAFSQNELAEKWMRDAKVLDIFEGTGQIQHLIIARHILGLSSNELI; encoded by the coding sequence ATGATAGGGATGGAATTACCTGAAAAGATGTTACAACTCAAAGCTAATATGCAGAGCATTGCAAAGGATTTGTTCAGACCTATAGCTATAAAATATGATGAAGCAGAGCATGAATACCCTAAAGAGCTGGAAGTGTTACGTAGAACCCAATCTAGGGTAAGGCGTCCCCAAAAGAAGGATAATGAAAAGGAGAAGGGGGATAGACCTAAAGAAGAAGGTTTAGGCAGGCGTATGAGAGAAGCAATCTCCATTGAAGAGCTAGCATGGGGAGATGTTGGGTTGATGATGTCCATACCAAACGCAGCACCGGGTAATCCAGCCCTTATTGCCTTAGCCTCGGATAAACAGTTAGAGAGGTTTGGGAATAAATGGACGGCCTTTTCTATTACTGAGCCTGGCACTGGATCTGATTCAGGCTCGATCAGCACCACAGCAAAGCTCGATGGTGATGAATGGGTATTGAATGGGGAAAAAATTTTTGTCACAGCCGCTGATCGCTGCGATAATGCAATTATTTGGGCAACTGTTGATAGTAAAGCAGGGAAAGCTGGTGTGAAATCCTTTGTAATTGAGAAGGGAACCCCCGGATTTGAACTGGCTAAGCTGGAAAAGAAGATGGGACTGAGGGCATCGGATACAGGCAGCTTTACACTCACTGACTGCAGAATCCCAAGGGATAATATCCTTGGCAGCGCTGAGGTAAAAAAAAGATCCACTGAAGGATTTAAGGGAGTTATGAAGTCCTTTGATAATGTCAGACCTGCAGTAGGGATCATGGCAACGGGAATATCAAGAGCCGCTGTAGATTTTACTAGAGAGAAAATGGAAGAGAATGGATTTGTTTTGGATTATAGCAAAAATGTTAACAATGTATCGAGCAAAGAGAAGGAATTTTATCTAATGGAAGCCACTGTAGACGTCATGCGGCTTTTATCCTGGAGAGCATTTTGGATGGCTGATAATGGGATGCCCAACAGCCTTGAGGCATCGATGTGCAAGGCAAAGGGCGGTCGCTCTGCCACAATAATCACTCAGAAATGCTGTGAAATCATTGGGCCCCTTGCTTTTTCTCAAAATGAACTAGCTGAGAAATGGATGCGTGACGCTAAGGTGTTGGACATATTCGAGGGGACAGGACAGATACAGCACCTTATAATTGCAAGACATATCTTGGGATTATCGAGTAATGAATTAATATAA
- a CDS encoding NlpC/P60 family protein: MLIKKYTLPTVLILLFVVDLYADTLDSTLKQDFTAQQTIKIRFEVNKRLYSFKAGRFRLEKIKKNRDKINRITQRIIPWAIMEHLEPAEVARIIVYMYHADEAGASFQDAEDLIPLIAQRDIPLKDFILMVQYNRETKKAQIPEEIRQSFLGKTVLLKWDGVSTLTGGRGLVLARNSKLNINKTASLLLKRLPPNGAKISSENLVSIIEDIIGQSVKEKKSQEIMHNLSKAHNVVNSQVSSPKMLKDIIDHTYHAEHNIQHISNISIPNDPKVNKKIDREKGIIPELEDKYSKPSYKNWKILNRKKLYQTIKPWIGTPYKFGEKKGRGGIDCSGFTRIILIDKKIGVPSDKIPHGTAKQSRSGVLVKRKSLREGDLVFFSASPNRSKITHVGLVTSAKTFSHASSSRGVINDNLSAKWWRKRFVKGRRLFIEVAD; this comes from the coding sequence ATGTTAATTAAAAAATATACACTGCCCACTGTTCTTATTCTTTTGTTCGTTGTTGATCTCTATGCAGATACACTTGACAGTACGCTGAAGCAGGATTTTACTGCCCAACAGACTATCAAGATTCGTTTTGAAGTTAATAAGAGATTATACTCATTTAAAGCTGGAAGATTTAGATTAGAGAAGATCAAAAAAAACAGGGATAAAATAAATAGGATTACTCAAAGAATAATACCCTGGGCCATAATGGAACATCTTGAACCTGCTGAGGTTGCACGTATTATTGTTTATATGTATCATGCTGATGAGGCAGGTGCCTCCTTCCAGGATGCGGAAGATCTGATCCCGCTAATAGCACAAAGGGATATCCCTCTTAAAGATTTTATACTGATGGTACAATATAACCGTGAGACAAAAAAAGCGCAAATACCTGAGGAGATTCGCCAATCTTTTCTGGGTAAGACGGTATTATTGAAATGGGATGGGGTATCAACGCTTACAGGGGGGCGAGGGCTTGTGCTCGCTCGCAACTCAAAATTAAATATAAATAAGACTGCTTCATTATTGCTAAAAAGACTCCCTCCAAATGGAGCTAAAATCAGTTCTGAAAATCTGGTATCGATTATTGAAGATATTATTGGTCAATCGGTGAAGGAAAAGAAATCTCAGGAAATAATGCATAACCTATCCAAGGCTCACAATGTTGTGAACTCTCAGGTAAGTTCACCTAAAATGTTGAAGGATATTATTGATCATACATATCATGCAGAACACAACATCCAGCATATCAGCAATATCAGCATCCCTAATGATCCCAAGGTCAATAAAAAAATTGACCGGGAAAAGGGGATAATACCTGAATTAGAAGATAAGTACTCCAAACCGTCTTATAAGAACTGGAAAATTCTAAACAGAAAAAAATTATATCAAACGATAAAGCCCTGGATAGGAACACCATATAAATTCGGCGAGAAGAAGGGGAGGGGTGGTATTGATTGCTCAGGATTCACGAGGATCATTCTTATTGATAAAAAAATTGGGGTACCGTCGGATAAAATTCCTCATGGCACGGCAAAACAATCACGATCAGGCGTATTAGTAAAGAGAAAAAGCTTGAGGGAGGGGGATCTGGTCTTTTTTTCTGCATCACCAAATAGATCAAAGATTACTCATGTGGGGCTTGTGACATCGGCAAAGACCTTCTCACACGCTTCCTCTAGCAGGGGAGTGATAAACGATAATCTCAGTGCGAAGTGGTGGAGAAAAAGGTTTGTCAAAGGACGACGTCTATTCATAGAAGTTGCTGATTAA